A genomic stretch from Clavelina lepadiformis chromosome 5, kaClaLepa1.1, whole genome shotgun sequence includes:
- the LOC143458672 gene encoding uncharacterized protein LOC143458672, with translation MFQHSKHERQQDSLNCGSLALKEAQRILNESSSEEQIDTDSESCKKYRMDFGNLLLDSTDYDVLLSFCNICHNQDPSEIDQQKTEWIECSLCCRWVHQNCVPLIQYLSQEYFCSTCKKE, from the exons ATGTTTCAGCATAGCAAACATGAAAGGCAACAAGACAGTTTGAATTGTGGCTCACTTGCTTTAAAG GAAGCTCAAAGAATCCTTAATGAAAGTTCTTCCGAGGAACAGATCGATACGGACAGCGAGTCCTGCAAAAAGTATCGCATGGACTTTGGCAATTTACTGCTTGATTCCACCG acTATGATGTATTGTTGagtttttgcaatatatgCCACAATCAAGACCCATCTGAAATTGACCAGCAAAAGACAGAATGG ATTGAATGCAGTCTTTGTTGTCGATGGGTTCATCAGAATTGTGTACCATTAATACAGTATTTGTCGCAGGAATATTTTTGCAGCACctgcaaaaaagaataa
- the LOC143460131 gene encoding sushi, von Willebrand factor type A, EGF and pentraxin domain-containing protein 1-like yields the protein MKLKLLVLLHCVAWCYSFSAKKNVRWKRSPYDLPESKRRIACAGSKANNNKIVILCEPETSVYIVSAEYGRSKLNNVCGYSESQEICASSDALERARSKCIGKRKCDLIAADQNMGIPLKEDGAPCSNTNNYLSVYYRCVPDCQRPKLNSGVAMIGVLYSVNSSLAIRCRPGYTPESAGRQITRITCALNGTWIGGTAKCQDINECVDRNLHKCDVHANCLNTKGAYTCACARGYQGDGFSCFAVNADRRWQDKIRKTDYGLVTDANCGGLVFENGIKSPNYPFAYPNGANCQWIISVPPPQTIKLEFIRFRLEDSVDGVCERDKLIIYDGPREDADKWMATLCGDKVPSVLQSSTSQMRIHFKTDNEVAYDGFDTFFKGFSTDSECKNFYGPEYEGALIKEGSTSQTVYGGEVVILGCDIGYNMTDVKTKRICQNDNTWNDISNPCTAVRCGEPMLPEYPGVTIIGKPEDYRFNGPTVQYSCVRGYTLVNDPGIQTTIFCSSEGKWSNADDYDLPACDHIFCEVNSDVMPSENAKGLLTMVNGSRASLELGRMVEYGWEIVYSCNKGYKLVGMDTRRCTQSNGKEWSGMPVVCEEDNGIPGLTNFQIALIASILSGVVILAVGAGLTYCCVRDCRRKSRANRPYGDGKIRGQFPRGAPEFSYSTTHSRCGTRAKTNFPGHYPANYPTARSTHLPTATQPSAPSWEPAVPTVNIIPTSHLPGNQQQDWRRNTGPHQLINSNPPRQSGDSLQHIYKVSTK from the exons ATCTCCCAGAAAGTAAACGACGGATAGCTTGTGCGGGATCCAAGGCTAACAACAACAAGATCGTAATCTTATGTGAACCGGAAACGTCGGTTTACATCGTTTCCGCCGAGTATGGTCGGAGCAAGTTGAACAACGTTTGCGGTTATTCGGAAAGCCAGGAAATTTGTGCCTCTTCGGACGCTTTGGAACGTGCCAGATCAAAATGCATCGGAAAACGAAAATGCGATTTGATTGCAGCTGACCAGAATATGGGAATTCCCCTTAAGGAAGACGGAGCGCCTTGTTCAAATACTAATAATTACTTGTCTGTGTATTATCGCTGTGTTCCAG ACTGCCAACGTCCCAAGTTGAACAGCGGAGTGGCAATGATAGGGGTATTGTATTCTGTCAACTCGAGTCTTGCTATAAGATGTCGTCCAGGCTACACACCGGAATCAGCAGGAAGGCAGATCACGCGAATAACGTGTGCTCTTAACGGCACCTGGATTGGCGGGACCGCAAAATGCCAAG ATATAAACGAATGCGTCGACCGTAACTTGCACAAATGCGATGTACATGCCAATTGTCTCAATACAAAAGGAGCTTACACGTGCGCATGCGCACGTGGTTACCAAGGCGACggattttcttgttttgcaGTAAATGCCGATCGAAGGTGGCAAGATAAAATAAGAA AAACCGATTACGGTCTCGTGACGGATGCTAACTGTGGGGGACTGGTATTCGAAAACGGAATAAAGTCCCCGAATTATCCCTTTGCGTATCCCAACGGAGCCAACTGTCAATGGATAATAAGTGTGCCCCCACCTCAGACCATAAAATTGGAATTTATCAG ATTTCGTCTTGAAGATTCAGTGGATGGCGTCTGTGAACGAGACAAGCTGATCATTTACGATGGTCCGCGCGAGGATGCAGACAAGTGGATGGCGACACTATGCGGAGACAAAGTGCCCAGTGTCTTACAATCATCAACAAGTCAAATGAGGATTCATTTTAAAACCGACAACGAGGTCGCCTACGATGGTTTTGACACATTCTTCAAAGGATTTAGCACCGATTCAG AATGCAAGAACTTCTACGGACCGGAATACGAAGGTGCTTTGATCAAAGAGGGCAGCACTAGCCAAACTGTGTATGGAGGCGAAGTGGTGATACTTGGATGCGATATTGGTTACAACATGACTGATGTGAAGACGAAGCGCATTTGTCAAAACGACAATACCTGGAACGACATATCCAACCCTTGCACAG CCGTGCGCTGCGGGGAACCAATGCTACCCGAATATCCAGGAGTAACCATTATTGGGAAGCCAGAAGATTATAGGTTCAACGGACCAACGGTACAGTATAGCTGCGTGAGAGGTTATACTTTGGTGAACGATCCGGGGATACAAACGACGATATTCTGCAGCAGTGAAGGAAAATGGAGTAACGCGGACGACTACGATTTGCCTGCTTGTGACC ATATCTTTTGCGAAGTCAACTCAGACGTCATGCCTTCTGAAAACGCCAAGGGGCTCCTCACAATGGTGAACGGATCAAGGGCGAGCCTAGAGCTCGGACGGATGGTAGAGTACGGTTGGGAAATCGTGTATTCTTGCAACAAAGGTTACAAGTTAGTTGGAATGGATACGCGGAGATGTACGCAAAGTAATGGTAAAGAATGGTCAGGGATGCCTGTTGTTTGCGAAGAAG ATAACGGGATTCCAGGATTGACAAACTTCCAAATCGCTCTCATCGCATCCATCCTCAGTGGAGTTGTGATCCTCGCAGTGGGAGCAGGATTAACGTATTGCTGCGTGCGTGACTGCAGGAGGAAGTCCCGAGCAAACCGTCCTTATGGGGACGGGAAAATCCGAGGTCAATTTCCGCGGGGCGCTCCAGAATTCTCCTACTCCACCACTCATTCCAGATGCGGTACCCGAGCCAAGACTAACTTCCCAGGTCATTATCCAGCAAATTACCCAACTGCAAGATCAACACATCTACCTACTGCTACACAACCGAGTGCGCCCTCTTGGGAGCCAGCAGTGCCCACTGTCAACATTATCCCTACGTCACATTTGCCAGGCAACCAGCAGCAGGATTGGCGGAGAAATACCGGCCCTCATCAGTTGATCAATAGCAACCCACCACGTCAATCCGGTGACAGTTTACAACACATTTATAAGGtgtcaacaaaataa